The Enterococcus rotai genome includes a window with the following:
- a CDS encoding response regulator transcription factor: MRNEKILVVDDDPAIRRLIWKSLQSTGLLVYQSDTIEKTLDIMNRVEFQLFLLDVSLEHENDGYHLAQLIRERQPLTPIIFVSGKKSEQDIISGLESGGDVYLSKPFAPDVLRAQVVSTLNRTEQLLTLSQHRDETMLREGIFSFDKNQYQFSKNGEIVNMTSKEIMMILFFMENPYQVFSKEQIYASVWSDGDMDKNLITVYINYLRNKIEDDSKKPKYLQTVWGIGYLFNPEGKEAGNSV; encoded by the coding sequence TTGCGGAATGAAAAAATTTTAGTGGTAGATGATGATCCGGCAATTCGTCGATTGATTTGGAAGTCGCTTCAGTCAACGGGATTATTAGTTTATCAAAGTGATACGATCGAAAAAACGCTGGATATCATGAACCGAGTAGAGTTTCAATTATTTCTTTTAGATGTTAGTTTAGAACATGAAAATGACGGCTACCATTTAGCTCAATTGATCCGAGAACGTCAGCCTTTGACACCCATTATCTTCGTTAGTGGGAAAAAAAGCGAGCAAGATATCATCAGTGGTCTAGAGTCAGGAGGGGATGTCTACCTTTCTAAACCATTTGCGCCAGATGTATTACGAGCGCAAGTTGTCAGTACATTAAATCGAACAGAGCAGTTATTGACATTAAGCCAACATCGGGATGAAACGATGTTGAGAGAGGGTATCTTTTCATTCGATAAAAATCAGTATCAATTTAGCAAGAATGGTGAAATCGTGAACATGACGTCTAAAGAAATCATGATGATTTTATTTTTTATGGAAAATCCTTATCAAGTATTTAGTAAGGAACAAATTTATGCCAGTGTTTGGAGTGACGGTGACATGGATAAGAATCTGATCACGGTATATATCAACTACTTAAGAAATAAAATTGAAGATGACTCTAAAAAACCGAAATATCTGCAGACAGTATGGGGGATTGGCTATCTGTTTAATCCTGAAGGGAAAGAGGCAGGGAATAGCGTTTAG
- a CDS encoding sensor histidine kinase, with protein MKRTNRIVNIMIAAMTVFIVVSVFFAIQGFSIIRKTTTASGQDFLLQSTEYVGKVIQLSMKNRHQALNYLAIDGNLKNSDDPATYLKNSASSLNTFFESLNNETDALFYIEPDGTPLYAFHWDAQEKQVTTADIQTIRPFISHDLSLKQLLDKPTAQNGDSYFIDKKAYVNFYQEIRTSAGTIDGYLILPLNLEAFYKNFLQDFELDYKGYPMIKDRSMTVVMHPVAQQVGLDIINGREELYPDFDYSDLKRLEKYQLSHDSGKLTYKSYWWDEDTPTEVLKISAFEWIDVGLAHWVVAINADYNERNDDIINFVIVLSFLLVLLLLLIIICSLFIHNFRKKETIEAENRQLIEKQKQQKMQHQLELELYQRNKMETVGLLTTSIVHDMNNFLTPIIGNTQLLLEEHGEDPVLKADLEEILHSAQKGKQLSSNVLRFSKPQKSVQEWIDISAAIGVATHLIGEIIPKKVQLTLSIQENLGTTKLEETDLQNLIYNLITNAYQATKENTTNQQEIYVTVSPASKELTEQLKKTSYQMNQMNRFVTLEISDNGPGIPTELQEKIFEPFFTTKSADEGTGLGLFAVTSIVAKYEWHLSLVSKEGQGTSFFITFPARSSE; from the coding sequence ATGAAACGAACAAACAGAATTGTAAACATCATGATCGCAGCGATGACTGTTTTTATTGTTGTATCCGTTTTCTTTGCAATTCAAGGATTTTCTATCATTCGTAAAACAACGACTGCTAGTGGTCAAGATTTTTTACTTCAGTCGACAGAGTATGTTGGAAAAGTGATCCAACTGTCCATGAAAAATCGCCATCAAGCACTCAACTATCTAGCGATCGATGGAAATTTAAAAAATAGTGATGATCCGGCGACTTACCTAAAAAACAGTGCCTCTTCTCTAAACACTTTTTTTGAGTCACTAAACAATGAAACCGATGCTCTTTTTTACATCGAACCTGACGGTACTCCTCTTTATGCTTTTCATTGGGACGCTCAGGAAAAACAGGTAACGACCGCTGATATCCAAACGATTCGTCCCTTTATCAGCCATGATTTGTCCCTAAAGCAGCTACTTGATAAACCCACTGCACAAAATGGTGATTCCTATTTTATCGATAAAAAGGCCTATGTCAATTTTTATCAAGAAATCCGTACCTCAGCTGGCACTATCGATGGCTATTTGATTTTACCGCTAAATCTAGAAGCATTTTATAAAAACTTCTTACAAGATTTTGAATTAGATTACAAAGGCTATCCCATGATCAAAGATCGCTCAATGACCGTCGTGATGCATCCAGTCGCTCAGCAGGTTGGCCTAGATATTATTAATGGGCGAGAAGAATTGTATCCTGATTTTGATTATTCTGATTTAAAACGTCTCGAAAAATATCAGCTCAGCCATGATTCAGGAAAGCTAACCTATAAATCTTATTGGTGGGATGAAGATACACCAACTGAGGTCTTAAAAATCAGTGCTTTTGAATGGATCGATGTAGGTCTTGCTCATTGGGTCGTTGCAATCAACGCTGATTATAATGAACGAAATGATGATATTATTAACTTTGTCATTGTGTTGTCCTTCCTTTTAGTTTTATTATTACTTTTAATTATCATTTGCTCGTTGTTTATTCATAATTTTAGAAAAAAAGAAACAATCGAAGCAGAAAACCGTCAACTGATCGAAAAACAAAAACAACAAAAAATGCAGCATCAATTAGAATTAGAGCTTTACCAACGAAATAAGATGGAAACAGTCGGTCTACTGACAACATCGATCGTCCATGATATGAATAATTTCTTAACACCGATTATCGGCAACACTCAGTTGTTGTTGGAAGAACATGGAGAAGATCCTGTATTAAAAGCAGATTTAGAGGAAATTCTTCACTCTGCCCAAAAGGGAAAACAACTTTCATCCAATGTTCTACGCTTTTCAAAACCTCAAAAAAGCGTTCAAGAATGGATCGATATTTCAGCGGCTATCGGGGTTGCAACTCACTTGATTGGAGAGATCATTCCAAAAAAAGTGCAATTGACTCTGTCTATCCAAGAAAATCTAGGGACAACAAAATTAGAAGAAACCGATTTACAGAATTTAATCTACAATTTGATTACCAATGCCTATCAAGCGACTAAAGAGAATACAACAAACCAGCAAGAAATTTATGTAACTGTTTCACCTGCTTCAAAAGAATTAACTGAACAGCTGAAAAAAACAAGTTATCAGATGAATCAGATGAATCGTTTTGTTACCTTGGAAATTTCTGATAACGGTCCAGGGATTCCCACCGAATTACAAGAAAAAATATTTGAACCTTTCTTTACAACAAAATCTGCTGATGAAGGGACTGGTCTTGGTCTTTTCGCTGTTACCTCAATTGTTGCAAAATATGAATGGCATCTTTCATTAGTGTCAAAAGAAGGCCAAGGAACTAGCTTTTTTATCACCTTTCCAGCTCGTTCTTCTGAATAA
- the citG gene encoding triphosphoribosyl-dephospho-CoA synthase CitG has translation AALYPKPGLVDPKSCGAHADMNYFTFIDSSTALAPFLTEYANLGFNHEGTPFALFEKIRTLGQLAEASMLAKTKGVNTHKGANFSFALLLSATGKIIHDQKLELPFTEKDTAAIFDYVKQMTKGLISKDFAGLAQKEHLSYGEKLYLEHGIVGIRGEAELGYPALKNSALPFLRQHHNREQQTLFLLLLLHLMATIEDSNLINRGGISAWQNVQKQATELLQTFSINSSKKELDDALILFDQQLIKEHLSPGGSADLVALSFFFGRLEGLF, from the coding sequence AAGCAGCCCTTTATCCTAAACCTGGCTTAGTTGATCCTAAAAGTTGCGGTGCACATGCAGACATGAATTATTTTACTTTTATTGATAGTAGTACTGCACTGGCTCCCTTTTTAACAGAGTATGCTAATTTAGGATTCAACCATGAGGGAACACCTTTTGCCTTGTTTGAAAAAATTCGTACACTTGGACAATTGGCTGAAGCTTCCATGCTAGCTAAAACAAAGGGTGTCAATACGCACAAAGGGGCAAATTTTTCTTTTGCCTTACTATTAAGCGCAACAGGAAAAATAATTCATGATCAAAAACTTGAGCTGCCTTTTACTGAAAAAGATACAGCAGCAATTTTTGACTATGTAAAACAGATGACAAAAGGCTTGATTTCTAAAGATTTTGCCGGTTTAGCTCAAAAAGAACACTTAAGTTATGGAGAAAAACTTTATTTAGAACATGGTATTGTGGGGATTCGCGGTGAAGCAGAATTAGGTTATCCTGCACTTAAAAATAGTGCTCTTCCATTTTTAAGGCAACATCATAACAGAGAACAACAGACCTTATTCTTACTCTTATTACTACATTTAATGGCAACAATTGAAGATTCTAATTTAATTAATCGAGGCGGTATTTCAGCTTGGCAAAATGTCCAAAAGCAAGCGACTGAACTTTTACAAACGTTTTCCATAAACAGCTCTAAAAAAGAACTAGACGACGCTTTGATTCTGTTCGATCAACAACTGATCAAAGAACATCTCAGTCCTGGTGGTTCAGCCGATTTAGTTGCATTAAGCTTCTTTTTTGGTCGCTTGGAAGGTCTATTTTGA
- a CDS encoding YdcF family protein: MGNYFSIIIGLIYLIGVFIIPKWRKKKINQNWKFFELLWFSLCFIIYVIFLEIQLHTYYFLIPSSFLLFFLFCYFKEKRRLINGLFFNLFLVVGMTYLGVLLVRTMNPLLIILAGITGVVLLLLLLIGLYALLAFLYWNAIVVMRKEGHSLANLLTLLLAIGLTVFLIFNYYSARILPQWASLLFGILPFIMFYFSIVFYNFLTISIIYQFNQPKYEQDFIIVLGSGLIDGKTVPPLLGKRIEKAIQFYQAQSNATLNPPKILMSGGKGDDEHIAESIAMKQYAIEKGIPEEAILVETNSKNTLENMRFSKEIMEQDFGGTGFQAIFTTNNFHLFRAGLFAKMANLKADGIGARTAFYFLPNAFLREFIAIVMMHKRRHIIVCGLIALMMILFALAEFFLVTHR, from the coding sequence ATGGGGAATTATTTTAGTATTATCATTGGGCTTATTTATCTTATTGGCGTTTTTATTATTCCGAAATGGCGGAAAAAAAAGATAAACCAAAATTGGAAATTTTTTGAGTTGCTTTGGTTTTCACTTTGTTTTATTATTTATGTCATTTTTTTAGAAATACAACTTCATACTTATTATTTTTTAATTCCATCAAGCTTTTTATTGTTCTTCCTTTTCTGTTATTTCAAGGAAAAACGTAGATTAATCAATGGGTTATTCTTTAATTTGTTTTTAGTTGTCGGGATGACCTATTTAGGCGTTTTACTTGTTAGAACAATGAATCCACTATTGATTATTTTAGCAGGGATCACAGGTGTCGTCTTGTTGTTACTGCTATTGATTGGCCTTTATGCTTTACTCGCTTTTTTATATTGGAATGCGATTGTCGTTATGCGTAAAGAAGGTCATTCATTAGCGAATTTATTGACCTTGCTTTTAGCTATCGGCTTGACCGTTTTTCTGATTTTCAATTATTATTCAGCGCGAATTTTGCCGCAGTGGGCTTCACTATTATTTGGTATCTTACCCTTCATCATGTTTTATTTTTCAATCGTTTTCTATAATTTTTTAACGATTTCGATCATTTATCAATTTAATCAGCCAAAATATGAGCAGGATTTCATTATTGTTTTAGGCTCAGGGTTGATTGATGGCAAAACAGTTCCGCCACTTTTAGGCAAACGAATCGAAAAAGCGATTCAATTTTACCAAGCCCAGTCCAACGCTACTTTGAATCCACCAAAAATTTTGATGTCTGGTGGTAAAGGTGACGATGAGCATATCGCTGAAAGTATTGCGATGAAACAATATGCCATTGAAAAAGGGATTCCTGAAGAAGCTATTTTAGTTGAAACCAATTCTAAAAACACCTTAGAAAACATGCGCTTTTCAAAAGAAATCATGGAGCAAGATTTTGGGGGAACTGGTTTTCAAGCGATTTTCACGACGAACAATTTTCATCTATTTCGTGCCGGACTTTTTGCCAAAATGGCCAATCTGAAAGCAGATGGGATTGGGGCTCGAACAGCTTTCTATTTTCTACCCAATGCCTTTTTAAGAGAGTTTATTGCAATCGTAATGATGCATAAACGGCGTCATATAATTGTCTGCGGTCTGATTGCACTAATGATGATTCTATTCGCATTAGCTGAATTCTTTCTAGTCACTCACCGTTAA
- a CDS encoding Y-family DNA polymerase: protein MFFDYAKESRRVIFCIDVKSFYASVECVARGYDPLEKMLVVMSHAENTGGLVLASSPKAKEVLGITNVTRKYDVPDHPELVIVPPRMNEYIKENMKINAIYKEYVAEEDLHIYSIDESFLDVTASWKLFGQTPKELAKVIQQRIKKETGLAITIGMGDNPLLAKLAMDIESKHNNERLAEWHYEDVPEKVWRIESMTDMWGIGHRLAKRLNNLGVRSVYDLAHADLNSLKRNLGVIGEQLYAHAHGIDRSRLSEKYIPEERSYNNSQILMRDYLKQEEIEVVIREMAEQVAARLRKAHCQTECVHLSVGFSKAGQAGGSGFSRQMKVPLTNSSKVLIDYCLTIFRQHWHGEEVRHIGITYSKLNYSTYVQLDLFHEPDEQLKELKLDQLIDEIRQRFGYVSLVHASSVSSGGTAISRASLVGGHAGGMEGLQ, encoded by the coding sequence ATGTTTTTTGATTATGCAAAAGAATCCAGAAGAGTGATTTTTTGTATTGACGTAAAATCCTTTTATGCCTCAGTCGAGTGTGTGGCTAGAGGATATGACCCGCTTGAAAAAATGCTTGTTGTGATGAGTCATGCTGAAAATACGGGCGGTCTTGTTCTAGCCTCTTCGCCAAAAGCCAAAGAAGTGCTAGGCATCACCAATGTGACACGAAAATATGATGTGCCTGATCATCCGGAATTAGTGATTGTACCGCCTCGGATGAATGAATATATCAAAGAAAACATGAAAATCAATGCTATCTACAAAGAATATGTTGCAGAAGAAGACTTACATATTTATTCGATCGATGAATCTTTCTTAGATGTGACAGCTAGTTGGAAATTATTTGGACAAACACCAAAAGAATTGGCTAAAGTCATCCAACAAAGAATCAAAAAAGAAACAGGTCTAGCAATTACAATTGGAATGGGTGATAATCCTTTATTAGCCAAATTAGCGATGGATATCGAATCAAAACACAATAATGAACGATTAGCTGAATGGCATTATGAAGACGTTCCTGAAAAGGTCTGGCGTATTGAATCAATGACAGATATGTGGGGAATTGGTCATCGCTTAGCTAAACGGTTAAACAATCTAGGAGTTCGTTCCGTATATGATTTGGCTCATGCGGATTTAAATAGTCTTAAAAGAAATTTAGGGGTCATTGGTGAACAGCTATACGCACATGCGCATGGCATCGATCGCAGTCGTTTATCTGAAAAATACATACCAGAAGAACGCTCGTATAATAATTCCCAAATTTTGATGCGAGATTACTTGAAGCAAGAGGAGATCGAAGTGGTGATTAGAGAGATGGCAGAACAAGTGGCGGCACGTCTACGAAAAGCCCATTGCCAGACCGAATGTGTGCATTTATCTGTGGGGTTTTCCAAAGCTGGTCAAGCGGGTGGCTCAGGTTTTTCAAGGCAAATGAAAGTCCCTTTAACAAACAGCAGCAAAGTATTGATCGACTACTGTTTAACCATTTTTAGGCAGCATTGGCACGGAGAAGAAGTACGACATATTGGAATTACCTATTCCAAACTGAACTACAGTACTTATGTACAATTAGATTTATTTCATGAGCCAGATGAGCAACTGAAGGAACTAAAACTAGACCAGTTGATTGACGAAATTCGCCAGCGTTTTGGCTACGTTTCATTGGTCCACGCAAGTTCTGTTTCATCTGGCGGTACAGCAATTTCCAGAGCATCGCTCGTTGGCGGACACGCAGGAGGAATGGAGGGCTTGCAATGA